A section of the Prochlorococcus marinus XMU1402 genome encodes:
- a CDS encoding P-II family nitrogen regulator: protein MKRLDLIFSERELDAIIKTLEKANVPGYTVMKHATGRGPERVVTEDMEFTGYGSNAHVIVFCEQELIDKMRDNIRDDLSYYGGVAYISEATPL from the coding sequence ATGAAAAGATTAGACTTGATATTTAGTGAAAGAGAACTCGATGCAATCATTAAAACATTAGAAAAAGCTAATGTTCCTGGATATACAGTGATGAAACACGCCACAGGCAGAGGGCCTGAAAGAGTTGTTACTGAAGATATGGAATTTACTGGATATGGATCAAATGCTCATGTAATTGTTTTTTGTGAGCAAGAATTAATAGATAAAATGAGAGATAACATCAGGGACGATTTAAGTTACTACGGAGGAGTCGCTTATATTTCTGAGGCAACGCCCCTTTAA
- a CDS encoding NAD(P)/FAD-dependent oxidoreductase, which produces MEIIESDVVIIGGGPAGCTCALYTSRSNLKTVILDKNPSVGALAITHQIANYPGVPVDISGDKLLTLMREQAVQYGTDYRRAQVFGIDTSGEWKMVYTPEGTFKAKALVLASGAMGRPASFKGEADFLGKGVSYCATCDGAFYKNREVAVVGVNKEAIEEATVLTKFASTVHWITSSDPKSDNEEAMQLMDNSNIKHWSRTRLLEILGNDMGVNGIVVKNKQEENPINLNLDGVFVYMSGSKPITDFLGDQIALKEDGGVIVDDFMSTNSDGVWAIGDIRNTPFKQAVVAASDGCIAAMSIDRYLNSRKNIRVDWIHS; this is translated from the coding sequence TTGGAAATCATTGAGTCAGATGTAGTTATTATCGGAGGAGGCCCGGCTGGATGTACTTGCGCACTTTATACATCTCGTTCAAACTTAAAAACGGTAATTTTAGATAAAAATCCATCTGTTGGCGCCTTAGCAATAACTCATCAAATAGCTAATTATCCAGGTGTTCCGGTTGATATAAGCGGGGATAAATTACTTACTCTAATGAGAGAACAGGCTGTGCAATACGGCACAGACTATAGAAGAGCCCAAGTTTTTGGAATAGACACTAGTGGAGAATGGAAAATGGTTTATACACCCGAAGGCACGTTCAAAGCTAAAGCACTTGTACTTGCAAGTGGAGCTATGGGTAGGCCTGCATCATTTAAGGGAGAAGCGGATTTTCTTGGCAAAGGAGTGAGTTATTGTGCTACATGTGATGGTGCTTTTTACAAAAATAGAGAAGTTGCCGTTGTTGGAGTGAATAAAGAGGCAATTGAAGAGGCAACTGTTCTAACTAAATTTGCATCTACTGTGCATTGGATTACATCAAGCGATCCAAAATCAGATAATGAAGAAGCTATGCAATTGATGGATAATTCAAATATTAAACATTGGAGTAGAACAAGATTATTGGAAATATTGGGTAATGATATGGGTGTTAATGGGATTGTTGTAAAAAATAAGCAAGAAGAAAATCCTATCAACTTAAATTTAGATGGAGTCTTTGTTTATATGAGTGGTTCAAAGCCGATTACTGATTTTTTAGGGGATCAAATTGCTTTAAAAGAAGACGGTGGAGTTATTGTAGATGACTTTATGTCTACAAACTCTGATGGAGTATGGGCAATTGGAGATATAAGAAATACACCATTTAAACAAGCCGTCGTTGCTGCTTCTGATGGGTGTATTGCCGCGATGTCAATTGATAGATATCTAAATAGTAGAAAAAATATAAGAGTAGATTGGATTCATTCTTAA
- a CDS encoding ABC1 kinase family protein — MSYHILQYRFKKFKRAFLIWITLISLLINLWIDNIRFTIFQTKSNEKSRVQVKRARWFTNQLIKLGSAFIKIGQLLSARPDLLPNTWIQELSKLQDQVPNFSFTQVEETIREELGFKFNEIYEIIGDPVGSASLAQVHRATLNDGKKVVFKVQRPNLKELFIIDLGIMQQIAGLLQKNKNWSRGRNWVEIAKECRKVLMKELDFNCEAQYAARFRQQFLDDENIEVPEVIWDMSSEKVLCLSYLEGTKISDLEKLKSQEINLPKIAEIGAISYLKQLVNYGFFHADPHPGNLAVSNKGKLIFYDFGMMGNISNNLQTRLGGMVKAAALRDASSLVSQLQQAGLISKDIDVGPVRRLVRLMLKEALTPPFSPNIIEKLSGDLYELVYETPFQLPVDLIFVMRALSTFEGVGRMLDPGFNLVSVTKPYLIELMTSNNQTPNDLINQFGRQVGELGSKAVGIPKRIDESLERLEQGDLQLQIRMGESDRQFKKMFTAQKTLGHSILIGSLSIASALLVTNKQNNFALLPLFFALPISIDWIKCQLSMRKGSRLEKLKQ; from the coding sequence ATGAGTTATCACATTCTTCAGTATCGTTTTAAAAAATTTAAGAGGGCATTTCTTATTTGGATAACACTGATTTCGCTTTTAATAAATTTGTGGATAGATAATATTAGATTTACAATTTTCCAAACTAAAAGCAATGAAAAAAGTAGGGTCCAAGTTAAAAGAGCTAGGTGGTTTACTAATCAATTAATAAAGCTTGGTTCAGCATTTATTAAAATTGGACAATTATTATCTGCGAGACCTGATTTACTTCCTAATACCTGGATACAGGAATTATCTAAATTGCAGGATCAAGTTCCTAATTTTTCATTTACGCAAGTTGAAGAAACTATAAGAGAAGAACTAGGGTTTAAGTTTAATGAAATATATGAAATAATAGGTGATCCTGTGGGATCAGCATCGCTAGCTCAGGTTCATAGAGCGACTTTAAATGATGGTAAGAAAGTAGTATTTAAAGTTCAAAGACCTAATTTAAAAGAATTATTTATTATCGATTTGGGTATTATGCAGCAAATAGCTGGATTGTTGCAGAAAAATAAAAATTGGAGTCGAGGTAGAAACTGGGTTGAGATTGCTAAAGAGTGTAGGAAAGTTCTCATGAAGGAGCTTGATTTTAATTGTGAAGCACAATATGCAGCAAGATTTAGACAGCAATTTCTTGATGATGAAAATATTGAAGTTCCTGAAGTAATTTGGGATATGAGCAGTGAAAAAGTGCTTTGTTTAAGTTATCTGGAAGGAACAAAAATAAGTGATTTAGAAAAATTAAAATCACAAGAAATTAATTTACCTAAAATTGCAGAAATTGGAGCCATCAGCTATTTAAAACAATTAGTAAATTACGGTTTTTTTCATGCAGACCCTCATCCTGGGAATCTAGCAGTTTCAAATAAAGGTAAATTAATTTTTTATGATTTTGGAATGATGGGCAATATCTCAAATAATCTTCAAACAAGATTAGGAGGGATGGTTAAGGCTGCTGCATTAAGAGACGCCTCATCTCTTGTTAGTCAATTACAACAAGCCGGTCTAATTTCAAAAGATATTGATGTAGGACCAGTCAGAAGATTAGTTAGATTGATGCTTAAAGAAGCCTTAACTCCCCCATTTAGTCCTAATATTATTGAAAAATTATCTGGAGATTTATACGAACTGGTTTATGAGACACCATTTCAACTGCCAGTAGATTTAATCTTTGTGATGAGGGCTTTATCAACTTTTGAAGGAGTTGGTAGAATGCTTGACCCAGGGTTTAATCTTGTATCAGTTACCAAGCCTTATTTAATAGAACTTATGACTTCAAATAATCAAACTCCCAACGATTTAATTAACCAATTTGGAAGGCAAGTAGGTGAACTAGGATCTAAAGCTGTTGGAATTCCCAAAAGAATAGATGAAAGTTTAGAAAGATTAGAGCAAGGCGATTTACAATTGCAAATAAGAATGGGAGAGTCTGATAGGCAATTCAAAAAAATGTTTACTGCTCAAAAAACTTTAGGCCATTCAATTCTTATAGGAAGCTTATCAATTGCATCTGCTTTACTCGTGACTAATAAACAAAATAATTTTGCATTGTTGCCACTTTTTTTTGCACTACCAATAAGTATTGATTGGATAAAATGCCAATTAAGTATGAGAAAAGGCTCACGTTTAGAAAAACTTAAGCAATAA